The genomic window AACGGACGTGACCGAATCGACGTAGTTTCGGCTGTTCTCCGCCCCACAGACTGCCGCCGGACTCGGAGTTAAGGCGCTGGCACCCCTACCGCGAGCCGTGTGTACGCTCACGCTCGCTTGGCGGGTCTTCGAGGACGCACCGGTCGCGGTCGCCGCAAACCGTGACGAGGCGCTCGAGCGCGAGTCGAGGCCGCCCGCCGTCTACGACGACGATCCGGTGATCGTCGCGCCCCGCGACGCCGAGGCCGGCGGGACGTGGATCGGCTACAACGAGTTCGGCGTTGTCGTCGGCATCACGAACAAGTGGACCGACGCCGATCTCGCCGGCGAGCGCTCTCGCGGACTGCTCGTCGCCGACGCCCTCGCAGCCAGATCCGCGGCGGACGCGAAGTCGATCGTCGAGGACGCCACCGCGGCCGACGAGTACGGCGGCTTCTACCTCGTCGTCGCCGACGCGACCGAGGCGTTCTGCTACCAGTGGGACGGCGACCTCGCCCTGACCGAGTTCGATCCGGGGGTCCACGTCGTCGTCAACGTCGCCGTCGACGACGATGTCGACGCACCCTCGATCCGCCCGGATGCGAGCCGCGAGCAGGCGGCCAACGCTCGAGCGGTTCGAGAGACGCTCGCCGTCGAATCGGGAGAGACGGCCGCGGACTGGCTCGAGCGCGCCGCCGGCGTCCTCGGCGATCACGAGTACGGCGTCTGCATCCACCGGGACGGATTCGGAACTCGATCGTCGTCGCTGATCGCGCTCGGCCACGAGACGACGCGCTACGCCTACGCGCCGGGACCACCCTGTCGGACGCGTTACGAGGACGTCGACCTCCCCGACCTCGACGATCCGGGCACCGCCGCCGGTGTCGATACCGAGCGCCGCACCGGGGAGGCCGACGACGGCGACGACCCGTCGCTCGAGGGGGAAGGGCACATTTAAGCGGCTCGCTCACTCTGTTGTGGATATGGACGCACTCCTGCCAGTAGCGACGCACACGGCGAGGTGGTCACCGTGAGCGTTTCCGCGGCCGAAGCCGAACTCACCGAGGACGAACGGGCCGGCCTCGAACTCGTTCGTGAGTCCGGCGGCATTCACCAGAGCGACTTCTGGAAGGAACTGGACGTCTCCTCGCGGAAGGGAAGCCGGATCGTCGAGTCGCTCGTCGAGAAGGAACTCGTCGATCGCGAGGACACCGTCTACGACGGGCACAACACCTACTACATCACGCCGACCGCCCGCGATCTGGATTTCACCCTCCTGATGGCCGGTGACATGCTCTCGCCCTTTATCGGCGAGGAAGAGGTCGATCCCAACAGCGACGCCTTCTCGCAGTGGATCATGAACCTCGCCTACGAGGAGTAACGACAGTTCTCAGGTCCGATCCGGTCGATCGGTCCCCGAAACACGCCGTTTTCAGATAACAAACCGCCGGAGCTACTCGTACAGATCGAATCGCTCGATGAGAACGAACGGGTCGCGTTCGCGGTTGTAATGGGGAACGTCGCCGTCGAGGGCTTCGATGAGACGACGGTGGACTTCGCGTGCGGCCCGCCCTTCGTCGGGCTCTAAGTGGTGCTGGCCGCGCATATCGGTCCAGAACCCGCCGTCGAGCCAGAGCAGCGTCTCGTCGTTGGTCTGGTAGACGACCTCTCCCTGTTCGGTCAGCCCGTCGATCGCGAGCTGGCGGCCGGAGAGCTGTGCGCGAGCGAGGACGGCGATGAGTTGGCGACGCGAGACGGGTGCGGACAGCGCGACGTCGTCGACGGTCTCGCCGAAATACGCCTCGACGAGGTCGCATGCCCGCGAGAATTCGTCGAACTCGACTTCGTGATCCTGTGTGAGGTTCATGACATTCGATCCGAATGATTCGTTCGGTACCACTACTATCACGAAATGGTATAAAAGTTTATCCGTTATGTGTGTGCGGCGGCACCATCGACCGCACCTGGCCCGCCTCGAGGTCGGCGGCGGTTAGGCGAGCGCGCTCGCAGCCTGGATCAGCTGCTCTTCGCCGAAGGCGGGGCCGACGAGTTGGAGGCCGACGGGAAGGCCACCGGTCTCGCCCGCCGGAACCGAGATGGCCGGCAGATCCGCGAGATTCACGGGGACGGTGTTCGCGTCGGCGAGGTACAACTGGAGCGGATCGTCCAGGCTCTCGCCGAGTTCGAACGGCGGCACCGGCATCGTGGGACTCGCGAGCACGTCGGCCTCCGAGAGCGCCTCGTCGAAGTCCTGTTTGACCCACGCACGAGCGTCCTGTGCCTTCTTGTAGTACTTGTCGTGATACCCCGCCGAGAGCGCGTACGTCCCCAGCAGGATCCGTCGCTTGACCTCGTCGCCGAAGCCCTCTTCGCGGGCCGTCGCGAAGGCCTCGTTCCAGTTGCCGTCGTAGCCGCCGGAGCGGCCGTATCGAACCCCGTCGAACCGCGCGAGGTTCGAGGACGCTTCGGACATCGCGATCACGTAGTAGGCCTCGACGGCGTGTTCGACCGATGGCAGGCTAACTTCGTGATACTCCGCGCCGCGGTCCTCCAACTCGCCGATGGCGTCCCAGAACGTCTCGACGACGCCCTCGTCGGCCCCCTCGAGTAGCTCCGTGGGAACGCCGATACTGAGCCCGTCGACGTCGCCGGTGGCGGCGTCGGCGTAGCTCGCATCGTCGCCCTCGCTGCGGGTGGTCGCGTCCCGGTCGTCGCTGCCGGCGATCACGTCGAGCAGCGAGGCGGCGTCCTCGACGGTCTCGCCGAAGGGACCGATCTGCTCTAAGCTGTTGCCGTAGGCAACGAGGCCGTACCGCGAGACCAGCCCGTACGTGGGCTTGATACCGACGACGCCGCAGAAGGCGGCGGGACAGCGGACCGAACCGCCGGTGTCGGAGCCGAGCGCGAGGTCGGCCTCGCCGGCGGCGACCGCGGCTGCGGAGCCGCCCGAGGAGCCGCCGGGGACGTGGCCCGGTGCGGCGGGGTTGTCCGTCTCGCCGAAGTACGACGTTTCGGTGGTCGTCCCCATCCCGAACTCGTCCATGTTGGCCTTGCCGACGATGGTCGCGCCGGCGTCTTTCAGGCGGGAAACGACCGTCGCGTCGTAGGGCGGGACGTAGTCCTCGAGCATCCGCGAGCCGCAGGTCGTCCGGACGCCGGCCGTCGAGATGTTGTCCTTGACCGCGACCGTTTTGCCGGCGAGCGGGCCGTCCTCGCTGCCGTCGATCCGCTCCTCGGTAATGAAGATGTTCTCGGACATGGTTACGAGACGTTCGGCCCCTTGAAGTAGCCGTCCTCGGTCTCTGGTGCGTTTCGAAGCGCCTCCTCGCTGTCGAGCGAGGCCCGTTCCTCGTCCGGTCGCATCACGTTCGCGAGGTCGGCGTCGCGGTCGACTTCCGGCACCTCGTCTAGCGTCTCGAAGTACTCGAGGATGTCCGCGAACTGCCCGGTGAACCGGTCGACCTCGTCGTCTGCGAGGTCGACGCGAGCCAGCTCCGCGACGTGGCGGACCTCCTCGGGACTGACGGCGTCGTCGCTCATACGTGTTCGCACCGGCCTCCAGAGAGTAAGGGTTTCGATACCGCCGGCGCGATCGCGGCCGTGTGCTCGTCTGTCGGCCCTCGCTTCGTTCCCGCCGCTGTACGCACCACATCGCGTTGGCTACGCGCGATCGTCGGCCACTCGGGGCGAGTCGAGGTGACGATCCGAGTCTCCTCACGAGTCGCTCGAGGCCAAGGACGAAGCCACGGGCCGACTCCGCCGTCAAACCGCACGCCGAGCCGCTGGCTCAATACCGTATTACCGATTTCTAACACGGTATTACCGGGACGATAGCTCGAGTGCAATCGGTATAATAACTGTATACTCAAGCCCGATGATGGCGATCGACCCAGTATGGACTGCGATAACTGCGACGCCGACGAGGTCGCGTACACGTTAACGACCTACGTCGAGCCGGACGGACAGGACGACGTCGAACTCCACTTCTGTTCGACCGACTGTCTCGACGTCTGGACCTAACGGCACGCAGGCACTGTTCGGATAACGCAGCCGACGAGTCACACGTTGAGACCGGGCAGCAGCCGGCGTCGCCGTTCGGTGTCGCGTCCGGACCGCACTCGAGCGCTCCCGAGCCGTTCGGACCAGCAGGTATCAGACGGTTCCGACCGAGAAAAGGAGCCGACGCGGGCGGGCGATTCCCGCTCACGGATCTTCGTCGTAGACGTCTCGAGTCGAGCCCCGTCTGAGACGGTTTCCGGCCGTTCACCGATGGCTCGGAACTCGTTTGTCGACCGCTCGAGGCCGGACGCTGACGATGGCTCCCTCCCAATCGATATGGCGGTTCGCAGTGCAGGAAGCGACGATGCAATCGAACGAGCCATCGACGGTACCGAGGACGGAACTCGAGTCCGTCGTTCCGCCGACGATCGACGCGGAGTCGACGGTTCGGACAGCCGACGGAGTCGAGTTACACGCCGTCGTCGCCGGTGACGAAGCCGATCCGCTAGTCGTCTTGCTCCACGGCTTTCCCGAGTTCTGGTACGGCTGGCGGGCCCAGATCGCGCCGCTCGTCGAGGCCGGCTACCGAGTGCTCGTGCCCGACCAGCGCGGGTACAATCTGAGCGAGAAGCCGAACGGCGTCCGGGCGTACCGAACCCGCGAACTGTCGGCGGACATCGCCGACCTGATCGCGACCGAGGGACGCGAGACTGCCCACGTCGTCGGCCACGACTGGGGCGGGATGGTCGCGTGGGACCTCGCGCGCAGATATCCCGAGACGGTCGATCGGCTCGCCGTCGTCAACGCGCCCCATCCGACCGCCTATCGCCGGCAGCTCCGCTCGAACCCCGAACAGCTGCGCCGGAGCTGGTACGCGATGGGATTTCAGCTCCCGCGGCTGCCCGAACTCGCCTGTCGGTACGACGACTACCGCCTACTCGAGCGAGCGCTTCGAGGCACGGCCGCGCCGGGGACGTTCAGCGACGCCGATCTGGACCGTTACCGGCGCGCGTGGGATCGAGACGGGGCGCTCACGGGAATGCTCAACTGGTATCGAGCGGCCGCACGGCATCCGTCGAGTCCGCCGACGGAGCGGGTCGACGCGCCGACGCTCGTCGTCTGGGGCGAGGACGACGCGGCGCTCGTCCCCGAACTGGCGATCGACAGCACGGGATTCTGTCGGGAGAGCCGCCTCGAGTTACTCCCGGAGACGAGCCATTGGGTGCCCCACGAAGCAGCCGAGAACGTGACGGCCCTGCTTCGCGAGCACCTCGCGGAGGGAGCGGCGGTCAGTCCCGCCAGATGACCGTCACGACTTCGTCCTCGAGTTCGGCGGTCTCGTACGCGTAGCCACGATCCTCGAGTTTCGGGTAGAGAAACTGGGGGACGCGGTCGTTGCGCTGGATCAGGACCGTCTCGTCGGGCAGCTCGACGAGTCGCTCGAGGGTCTGTTGGAGCGGGTTCGGCGGGCCGAGCGACCGCACGTCGAGGGTCTCCTGTGGTCGATCGCTCGGTGCGTCGGTGCGGTCGACGACGGTAGTGGGTGAGGGCATACGTGCCGGTTCGATCGCCCGATAGCTATCTTTCGTCCCGTACGTGTTCGGCCGCGATGTGGTTCTGTGGAAACCAACGGTCGAGACGGTTCTGTGAAAACCGACGGGGTCGATACCGTCGATTGTGACGCCCCGCTATGCCTCTACTTTCGGGAACGTGGCGACGAACTCGTCGGGGGCGACCCGTTCGACCTCGTAGCCGTCAGCGTCGAAGCTGTCGACCTCGGCCTCGAACTCGTAGAACAGCGGCTTGGGTTCGTGGTCGTTGACGATCGTCAGCGACTCGCCCGGCTCGAGGGCGTCGAACGCGTCGTGGATTTTCGGATGGCGGTTCACCGGCGGAACGTCCCTGACATCGAGTCGCGTCATGCGAGTCGTACTCGGGACGAGCGATGCATCGACGTTTGCGCGAATATGTTCGGGTAGCGATTCGGTCGGTTACGCGTGTTCGATGAGTACGTGCCAGACGCCGCCGTCGCGTTCCTCGCTCTCGTAAGCGAACCCGCGGTCTTCGAGCACCTCGTAGAGCGGCTCCGGCTCGAAGGGAGCGATCAGCCGCAGTCGTTGTTCCGCCTCGAGTTTCTCGAGTGCGGCCGTGATATCGTCGAACGGCGGGCCGTCGATCTCTCTGACGTCCAGCGTTCGTTCTGTGGATTCGGTTGCCATCGGTCTCGCGTTCGAGTCGCGACCGGTTGGTCGTTCGTCCGAACGTGTTCGTCGCTATCGATCTTCCCGCTCGGCAGGAATTCGCCGAACATATTCGTAACCACCGGCATATAGATTCGAGCGGAACACGTTCGTATGGCTCAAGCCACACTCACTCTCACGTTGCCCGAGGAGGTCTGGATACAGCAGCTTTCGACGGACTACCCCGAGTCGACCTTCCGGGTCCTCGCGGCCGTCCCCGGCGCCGACTCCGGCTTCGCGCTCGTCCGCATCGCCGGTCCCGCCGTCCCCGAGGTGATCGAGGGCATGGAGGAGCATCCGCAACTCACCGAACTCACGCTCGCCCAGTGGAGCGACAACGAGGCGACGGTCCACTTCGAGACGACCGCCCCGCTCCTGTTGTTCTCCTCTCGAGAGTCGGGGATGCCGATCGAGCTCCCGGTCGAGATTCAGGACGGCGAGGCGACGATCGACGTGACCGGCTCCCGGGAGCGGCTGGCCGAACTCGCCGAACAGCTCGAGCACTTCGGCCTGCAGTA from Natrinema versiforme includes these protein-coding regions:
- a CDS encoding NRDE family protein, with the protein product MCTLTLAWRVFEDAPVAVAANRDEALERESRPPAVYDDDPVIVAPRDAEAGGTWIGYNEFGVVVGITNKWTDADLAGERSRGLLVADALAARSAADAKSIVEDATAADEYGGFYLVVADATEAFCYQWDGDLALTEFDPGVHVVVNVAVDDDVDAPSIRPDASREQAANARAVRETLAVESGETAADWLERAAGVLGDHEYGVCIHRDGFGTRSSSLIALGHETTRYAYAPGPPCRTRYEDVDLPDLDDPGTAAGVDTERRTGEADDGDDPSLEGEGHI
- a CDS encoding transcription repressor CinR produces the protein MSVSAAEAELTEDERAGLELVRESGGIHQSDFWKELDVSSRKGSRIVESLVEKELVDREDTVYDGHNTYYITPTARDLDFTLLMAGDMLSPFIGEEEVDPNSDAFSQWIMNLAYEE
- the gatA gene encoding Asp-tRNA(Asn)/Glu-tRNA(Gln) amidotransferase subunit GatA, translating into MSENIFITEERIDGSEDGPLAGKTVAVKDNISTAGVRTTCGSRMLEDYVPPYDATVVSRLKDAGATIVGKANMDEFGMGTTTETSYFGETDNPAAPGHVPGGSSGGSAAAVAAGEADLALGSDTGGSVRCPAAFCGVVGIKPTYGLVSRYGLVAYGNSLEQIGPFGETVEDAASLLDVIAGSDDRDATTRSEGDDASYADAATGDVDGLSIGVPTELLEGADEGVVETFWDAIGELEDRGAEYHEVSLPSVEHAVEAYYVIAMSEASSNLARFDGVRYGRSGGYDGNWNEAFATAREEGFGDEVKRRILLGTYALSAGYHDKYYKKAQDARAWVKQDFDEALSEADVLASPTMPVPPFELGESLDDPLQLYLADANTVPVNLADLPAISVPAGETGGLPVGLQLVGPAFGEEQLIQAASALA
- the gatC gene encoding Asp-tRNA(Asn)/Glu-tRNA(Gln) amidotransferase subunit GatC; translated protein: MSDDAVSPEEVRHVAELARVDLADDEVDRFTGQFADILEYFETLDEVPEVDRDADLANVMRPDEERASLDSEEALRNAPETEDGYFKGPNVS
- a CDS encoding alpha/beta fold hydrolase; translation: MQSNEPSTVPRTELESVVPPTIDAESTVRTADGVELHAVVAGDEADPLVVLLHGFPEFWYGWRAQIAPLVEAGYRVLVPDQRGYNLSEKPNGVRAYRTRELSADIADLIATEGRETAHVVGHDWGGMVAWDLARRYPETVDRLAVVNAPHPTAYRRQLRSNPEQLRRSWYAMGFQLPRLPELACRYDDYRLLERALRGTAAPGTFSDADLDRYRRAWDRDGALTGMLNWYRAAARHPSSPPTERVDAPTLVVWGEDDAALVPELAIDSTGFCRESRLELLPETSHWVPHEAAENVTALLREHLAEGAAVSPAR
- a CDS encoding DUF2249 domain-containing protein; the encoded protein is MPSPTTVVDRTDAPSDRPQETLDVRSLGPPNPLQQTLERLVELPDETVLIQRNDRVPQFLYPKLEDRGYAYETAELEDEVVTVIWRD
- a CDS encoding DUF2249 domain-containing protein, which translates into the protein MTRLDVRDVPPVNRHPKIHDAFDALEPGESLTIVNDHEPKPLFYEFEAEVDSFDADGYEVERVAPDEFVATFPKVEA
- a CDS encoding DUF2249 domain-containing protein: MATESTERTLDVREIDGPPFDDITAALEKLEAEQRLRLIAPFEPEPLYEVLEDRGFAYESEERDGGVWHVLIEHA
- a CDS encoding helix-turn-helix domain-containing protein, whose protein sequence is MAQATLTLTLPEEVWIQQLSTDYPESTFRVLAAVPGADSGFALVRIAGPAVPEVIEGMEEHPQLTELTLAQWSDNEATVHFETTAPLLLFSSRESGMPIELPVEIQDGEATIDVTGSRERLAELAEQLEHFGLQYRIEHVRERLHESQLLSERQLEVIVAAVDEGYYDTPRRSSLTELADHLDIAKSTCSETLHRAEEAIIKRFVEDLPSVDSEEPLEEELAST